The proteins below are encoded in one region of Halalkalicoccus jeotgali B3:
- a CDS encoding isoaspartyl peptidase/L-asparaginase has protein sequence MNVIVHGGAGSTPEDPESRQTVLDEAARTGTATASPVEAVCGAIAVLEESPRFNAGIGGAVQSDGIVRTDAGIMTGRREAGAACSMPSVTHAVDVARAVMEETPHVLLSGVHAVDFAADHGIEVEQDLWSSRTREHWDDLEPPSGGPREQLEWVKDRFGESAEDPDGRDIDGDPKDHDTVGAVASDGEHVAAATSTGGRWLALAGRVGDVPQIGGGFYCTPAGGASATGAGEDIARVTLSRQAVSYLEDGASAQNAADRAIGEFADLTDSTAGVIVCDRAGETGSAYNSELMQTKALTRD, from the coding sequence GTGAACGTAATCGTCCACGGCGGTGCCGGGAGCACACCCGAGGATCCCGAATCGCGGCAGACGGTCCTCGACGAGGCCGCGAGAACGGGGACGGCGACCGCCTCGCCGGTCGAGGCAGTCTGCGGGGCCATCGCGGTTCTGGAGGAGTCACCCCGATTCAACGCCGGCATCGGCGGGGCGGTCCAGAGCGACGGGATCGTCAGGACCGACGCGGGGATCATGACCGGCCGCAGGGAGGCGGGCGCGGCCTGCTCGATGCCCAGCGTGACCCACGCGGTCGACGTCGCACGCGCAGTGATGGAGGAGACGCCCCACGTCCTCCTCTCGGGTGTTCACGCCGTCGACTTCGCCGCCGACCACGGGATCGAGGTCGAACAGGACCTCTGGTCTTCACGCACACGCGAACACTGGGACGATCTCGAACCACCGTCGGGCGGCCCACGAGAGCAGTTAGAGTGGGTGAAAGACCGTTTCGGTGAGAGCGCCGAGGATCCGGACGGCCGCGATATCGACGGGGATCCAAAGGACCACGATACGGTGGGTGCGGTCGCAAGCGACGGCGAGCACGTCGCGGCGGCGACGTCGACCGGCGGGCGCTGGCTCGCACTCGCGGGACGGGTCGGTGACGTCCCGCAGATCGGCGGCGGGTTTTACTGCACCCCGGCAGGCGGTGCGAGCGCCACGGGTGCGGGCGAGGACATCGCACGCGTGACCCTCTCGCGGCAGGCGGTCTCGTATCTCGAGGACGGCGCGAGCGCCCAAAACGCCGCCGACCGCGCTATCGGAGAGTTCGCCGACCTCACCGACTCGACTGCAGGGGTCATCGTCTGCGATCGGGCCGGTGAAACGGGCAGTGCCTACAACAGCGAGCTCATGCAAACGAAAGCCCTCACTCGGGACTGA
- the icd gene encoding isocitrate dehydrogenase (NADP(+)) produces the protein MSYEKVEVPEEGDAIEFDGEELSVPDTPVIPIIYGDGIGVDVAPAAQTVLEAAANATGRDIAWMRVYAGEAANEQYGEGEHLPDETVEAFEQFHVGIKGPLTTPVGAGFRSLNVALRKKLDLYANVRPTYHLNGVPSPVTNPEQMDMVSFRENTEDVYAGIEWEAGTDEAEEVREFVEEQMGFDSTIHDGPVGIGIKPISEFGTKRLVRRAIDYALERDRDSVTLVHKGNIMKFTEGAFRDWGYEVAEEEYGEEVISEDTLWEERDGEAPEDAVVVNDRIADNMLQQVLTRTDEYDVLALPNLNGDYLSDACGAQIGGLGIAPGANFGEGRCLAEPVHGSAPKYAGQDKVNPTAMILSGRLMLEYLGWDDAADLVRDAVEQTIESGTVTYDLERQIEGGEKVATSEFADAIVENIEEMA, from the coding sequence ATGAGCTACGAGAAGGTCGAAGTCCCGGAGGAGGGTGACGCCATCGAGTTCGACGGCGAGGAACTCTCCGTCCCTGACACCCCCGTTATTCCCATCATCTACGGCGACGGCATCGGTGTCGACGTCGCCCCCGCCGCCCAAACGGTATTGGAAGCTGCCGCAAACGCCACCGGCCGCGACATCGCCTGGATGCGCGTCTACGCCGGCGAGGCCGCCAACGAACAGTACGGCGAGGGCGAACACCTCCCCGACGAGACCGTCGAGGCCTTCGAGCAGTTCCACGTCGGCATCAAGGGCCCGCTGACGACACCCGTCGGCGCGGGCTTTCGCAGCCTCAACGTCGCGCTTCGAAAGAAGCTCGACCTCTACGCGAACGTTCGGCCCACCTACCACCTCAACGGCGTCCCCTCGCCCGTGACGAACCCCGAGCAGATGGACATGGTCTCGTTCCGCGAGAACACCGAGGACGTCTACGCCGGCATCGAGTGGGAAGCCGGCACCGATGAAGCCGAAGAGGTACGCGAGTTCGTCGAAGAGCAGATGGGCTTCGACTCGACCATTCATGACGGGCCCGTCGGCATCGGCATCAAGCCCATCTCCGAGTTCGGCACCAAACGTCTGGTCCGGCGCGCGATCGACTACGCGCTCGAACGCGATCGCGACTCGGTGACGCTGGTCCACAAGGGCAACATCATGAAGTTCACCGAGGGTGCCTTCCGCGACTGGGGCTACGAGGTCGCAGAAGAGGAGTACGGCGAGGAGGTTATCTCCGAGGACACCCTCTGGGAGGAGCGCGACGGCGAGGCGCCCGAGGACGCGGTGGTCGTCAACGACCGGATCGCCGACAACATGCTCCAGCAGGTCCTCACACGCACCGACGAGTACGACGTGCTGGCACTACCGAACCTCAACGGCGACTACCTCTCGGACGCGTGTGGTGCCCAGATCGGTGGGCTGGGCATCGCGCCGGGCGCGAACTTCGGCGAGGGCCGATGTCTCGCAGAACCCGTTCACGGGAGCGCACCCAAATACGCGGGCCAGGACAAGGTCAACCCGACAGCGATGATCCTCTCGGGACGCTTGATGCTCGAGTATCTGGGCTGGGACGACGCGGCGGATCTCGTCCGCGATGCGGTCGAGCAGACGATCGAGTCCGGAACCGTGACCTACGACCTCGAACGCCAGATCGAGGGCGGCGAGAAGGTCGCGACCAGCGAGTTCGCCGACGCGATCGTCGAGAACATCGAAGAGATGGCCTAG
- a CDS encoding alpha/beta fold hydrolase, whose amino-acid sequence MTHIETPDGVSLYYNERGEGETIVLVHGWTGDSEFWWQKNADVLAMDHHLVTYDLRGHGLSGKTDDGHTLSGYAADLEFLMESLDLDDATLVGWSMGVPIVMTYLDEIGDERVRAIGLIDQTPKFYSDDGWEFPLMGEFSEEALAGLVGGIEANRSETVKPIIQAFFAEPRSEERLAEIYARTMLTPTSVATAMLNDMVPRDFREFLPTIAVPTLLCYGEHSAVFPGLVGEWMHEQIPDSELVTFAASGHSPFWEESEKFNGRLKAFVASIADRELMTAD is encoded by the coding sequence ATGACTCATATCGAGACACCGGATGGGGTATCGCTGTACTACAACGAACGCGGCGAGGGCGAGACGATCGTACTCGTCCACGGCTGGACGGGTGACTCCGAGTTCTGGTGGCAGAAGAACGCCGACGTGCTCGCGATGGATCACCACCTCGTCACCTACGACCTCAGAGGCCACGGGCTCTCGGGGAAGACCGACGACGGCCACACCCTCTCGGGCTACGCGGCGGATCTCGAATTCCTCATGGAGTCGCTCGATCTGGATGACGCGACGCTCGTCGGCTGGTCGATGGGCGTGCCGATCGTCATGACGTACCTCGATGAGATCGGTGACGAACGGGTTCGAGCGATCGGCCTGATCGACCAAACCCCGAAGTTCTACTCCGACGACGGCTGGGAGTTCCCGCTCATGGGCGAGTTCTCAGAGGAGGCGCTCGCCGGGTTGGTCGGTGGTATCGAGGCCAACCGTTCCGAGACAGTCAAGCCGATCATCCAGGCCTTCTTCGCCGAGCCCCGCTCCGAGGAGCGCCTCGCCGAGATCTACGCCCGGACGATGCTGACGCCGACCTCGGTCGCGACGGCGATGTTGAACGACATGGTTCCGCGGGACTTCAGGGAATTCCTCCCGACGATCGCGGTTCCGACGCTGCTCTGCTACGGCGAACACAGCGCGGTCTTCCCCGGACTGGTGGGCGAATGGATGCACGAGCAGATCCCCGACTCCGAACTCGTAACGTTTGCGGCGAGCGGACATAGCCCGTTCTGGGAGGAGTCCGAGAAGTTCAACGGGAGGCTGAAAGCGTTCGTGGCGAGCATCGCCGACAGGGAACTGATGACGGCGGACTGA
- the gvpN gene encoding gas vesicle protein GvpN — MDKEERQLERFVREHGEDGATFAPTSVEEAIGGSFVETDEIESIQDRVRNWLDVPRPVHIVGPTGCGKTALALSIAAARDQPVVWVNGDELIDTGSLVGEHAGKAQYKERDNFVRGVMKKKSIIRDRWVDNPLSVAVQNGATLVYNEFSRTKPAAHNVLLSVFEEGVLDRPGQRGENRIVEVDSDFRAIFTSNSTEYAGVHRPQDALLDRFIGVHLDYYERDTEIEIVSSRVSDLDDGEIEEIVDIVRELRDRLELHVGTRAAVMIAEGQVAFGEDELVEVCVDVLGSKAESFEDVQEIREEIEDVAS; from the coding sequence ATGGACAAGGAAGAACGCCAACTCGAACGGTTCGTACGGGAGCATGGGGAGGACGGCGCGACGTTCGCGCCGACGAGCGTCGAGGAGGCGATCGGCGGCTCGTTCGTCGAGACCGACGAGATCGAGTCGATACAGGACCGCGTGCGCAATTGGCTCGACGTCCCCCGACCGGTCCACATCGTCGGGCCGACCGGCTGTGGGAAGACCGCACTCGCACTCTCGATCGCGGCCGCCCGCGACCAGCCCGTCGTCTGGGTCAACGGCGACGAACTGATCGACACCGGATCACTCGTCGGCGAACACGCCGGCAAGGCCCAGTACAAAGAGCGGGACAACTTCGTCCGGGGCGTGATGAAGAAGAAGTCGATCATCCGGGATCGGTGGGTCGACAACCCGCTCTCCGTCGCCGTCCAGAACGGCGCGACGCTCGTCTACAACGAGTTTTCGAGAACGAAACCCGCCGCCCACAACGTTCTCCTCTCGGTCTTCGAGGAGGGCGTCCTCGACCGGCCCGGCCAGCGCGGCGAAAACCGGATCGTCGAGGTCGACTCCGACTTTCGTGCGATCTTCACCTCGAACTCGACGGAATACGCCGGCGTCCACCGCCCGCAGGACGCCCTGCTTGACCGGTTCATCGGTGTTCACCTCGATTACTACGAGCGCGACACCGAGATCGAGATCGTCTCGTCGCGCGTCTCGGATCTCGACGACGGAGAGATCGAGGAGATCGTCGATATCGTCCGCGAGCTCCGTGATCGCCTCGAACTCCACGTCGGGACGCGCGCAGCGGTCATGATCGCCGAAGGGCAGGTCGCCTTCGGCGAGGACGAACTCGTCGAGGTCTGTGTCGACGTGCTGGGCTCGAAGGCAGAATCGTTCGAGGACGTCCAGGAGATCCGCGAGGAGATCGAAGACGTGGCGAGCTAG
- a CDS encoding cupin domain-containing protein, whose product MEHVPLAETTEAVENVHLAQLAAGEEMSVQHFEFEPGATVPKHDHHHEQTGFIYEGELTFLLEDGEQTVNAGESYVIAGKEVHGAENRGESIVRGVDVFSPPRPNPDWGE is encoded by the coding sequence ATGGAGCACGTTCCACTCGCGGAGACGACCGAGGCCGTCGAGAACGTCCACCTCGCCCAACTCGCTGCGGGCGAGGAGATGAGCGTCCAGCATTTCGAGTTCGAGCCCGGCGCGACGGTCCCAAAACACGACCATCACCACGAGCAGACGGGCTTTATTTACGAGGGTGAGTTGACCTTCCTGCTTGAGGACGGCGAGCAGACGGTAAACGCGGGCGAGTCGTACGTTATCGCGGGCAAGGAGGTCCACGGCGCGGAGAATCGGGGCGAGAGCATCGTCCGGGGGGTGGACGTCTTCAGCCCGCCGCGCCCGAACCCCGACTGGGGCGAGTGA
- a CDS encoding DUF5817 domain-containing protein: MYAVVGCTDCNALWLIEGRQETVRCRGCGRTHQYGKLKQFVETEDANHAREVRASMLASRGGHADAFAAVDSFADLDSQVERSVIDDDELLEGAGIDATAAAAAGTTESASKDRREVVLDAVEHYEEPTARAVVDYATERGIPEGYVERALEKLVRAGELTESDGRYRRL, encoded by the coding sequence ATGTACGCCGTCGTCGGCTGTACCGATTGCAACGCCCTCTGGCTCATTGAGGGGCGCCAGGAAACGGTCCGGTGTCGGGGCTGCGGGAGGACCCACCAGTACGGAAAGTTAAAACAGTTCGTCGAGACCGAGGACGCGAACCACGCCCGCGAGGTGCGCGCCTCGATGCTGGCAAGCCGGGGCGGGCACGCCGACGCCTTCGCCGCAGTCGATTCGTTCGCCGACCTCGATTCGCAGGTCGAGCGGTCCGTCATCGACGACGACGAACTGCTTGAGGGGGCGGGTATCGACGCCACGGCGGCGGCCGCGGCCGGAACCACCGAAAGCGCCTCGAAGGACCGCAGGGAGGTCGTCCTCGACGCCGTCGAACACTACGAGGAGCCGACGGCGCGGGCCGTCGTGGACTACGCCACGGAGCGGGGCATCCCGGAGGGCTACGTCGAACGGGCGCTCGAGAAACTGGTCCGCGCCGGGGAACTCACGGAGTCCGACGGCCGGTACCGCCGCCTCTGA
- a CDS encoding response regulator transcription factor, with translation MNTDVFVVDDEPELRELVSFHLETAGYDVATYPDGEACWQQLQGTDSPPDVLLVDVMMPNMNGFQLLKAVRDGEGLSELPVIMLTARGTETDVVQGFDIGATDYLTKPFRSQELLARIGRYV, from the coding sequence ATGAACACGGACGTCTTTGTCGTCGACGACGAGCCCGAACTCCGGGAGCTAGTCTCGTTTCACCTCGAGACGGCCGGGTACGACGTGGCGACGTATCCCGATGGCGAGGCCTGCTGGCAACAGCTACAGGGGACGGATTCACCCCCGGACGTGCTGCTCGTCGACGTGATGATGCCGAACATGAACGGTTTCCAGCTGCTGAAGGCCGTTCGGGACGGCGAGGGTCTTTCGGAGCTGCCCGTCATCATGTTGACTGCCCGCGGAACCGAGACTGACGTGGTACAGGGATTCGACATCGGCGCGACGGACTACCTGACCAAACCGTTTCGCTCACAGGAACTGCTCGCCCGGATCGGGCGGTACGTCTGA
- a CDS encoding HEAT repeat domain-containing protein — MALPPGLVSRPFVYGLLAVVLCSLLVVGLFTVGRAIRIERRNERREAVRPAVRAALFDRLGGDDPDWEPWIEGLTPSERAVLRDLLDTHLRLLDGDDRERLQPAVAAVGIDEWAMHMVRTGDRYAKLRALSWLAYVDHRHDPALIRRACADDPALQAAGARVMVERAYPKAPARGIALLLDDPPESLSAFGLDTLYELARTRPGFLAEYAEARYERWTDTLLIQVFRVLRVTDSGAAVDRFDWVVDHCRHDSPDVRAAAIRTLADGGWRPELRLQVPIDALTDDPSPAVRAAVYEMLGEWGDAESVRTLARVARREEDSRCRLRAVRALARGRPDDDLEAAVRSDFPSLWGWAVTGEDRVSAR, encoded by the coding sequence ATGGCGCTCCCGCCCGGATTGGTATCCCGACCGTTCGTCTACGGCCTCTTAGCGGTCGTCCTCTGTTCGCTACTCGTCGTGGGACTGTTCACGGTCGGTCGTGCGATTCGGATCGAACGGCGAAACGAACGACGGGAAGCGGTCCGGCCGGCGGTTCGGGCTGCCCTGTTCGACCGGCTCGGGGGAGACGACCCCGATTGGGAGCCGTGGATAGAGGGGCTCACGCCGTCCGAGCGAGCGGTCCTCCGGGACCTGCTCGATACGCACCTCCGACTGCTCGACGGCGACGACCGCGAGCGCCTCCAACCGGCCGTCGCCGCCGTCGGAATCGATGAGTGGGCGATGCACATGGTACGGACGGGCGACCGATACGCGAAGCTCAGGGCCCTGAGTTGGCTCGCCTACGTCGACCATCGCCACGACCCAGCGCTGATCCGTCGGGCGTGTGCCGACGATCCCGCGCTCCAGGCCGCAGGGGCCCGCGTCATGGTCGAACGCGCGTACCCAAAGGCTCCGGCACGCGGGATCGCACTCCTCCTCGACGATCCGCCCGAGTCGCTCTCGGCGTTCGGTCTCGACACTCTCTACGAACTCGCCCGCACGCGGCCGGGTTTCCTCGCCGAGTACGCGGAGGCGCGATACGAACGCTGGACGGACACACTCCTGATCCAGGTGTTTCGGGTACTCCGAGTGACCGATTCGGGCGCTGCCGTCGATCGGTTCGACTGGGTCGTCGACCACTGTAGACACGATTCGCCGGACGTGCGGGCGGCCGCGATCAGAACCCTCGCCGACGGTGGCTGGCGACCCGAACTGCGCTTGCAGGTGCCGATCGACGCTCTCACCGACGACCCCTCGCCGGCGGTCCGTGCGGCGGTCTACGAGATGCTAGGAGAATGGGGCGACGCGGAAAGCGTTCGGACGCTTGCTCGGGTTGCCCGCCGAGAGGAGGATTCACGCTGCCGTCTCCGGGCTGTCCGGGCCCTCGCCCGGGGTCGACCGGACGACGATCTCGAAGCGGCCGTCAGATCGGACTTCCCGTCGCTGTGGGGCTGGGCGGTCACCGGCGAGGACCGGGTGAGCGCTCGATGA
- a CDS encoding glycosyltransferase family 2 protein yields MIDAATFVALSGLFFLGYYLLVHANYLVLHVLALAELRESTRQRTYEPAYQPFASRFLPGVAIIAPAYNEAPTIVDSVRSLLAVKYADKEVIVVNDGSTDDTFARLDEAYDLQTVADYPLEIPSATVRGVYRSAVSEELLVVDKENGGKSDALNAAVWITDQPLFCAVDADSVIDRDGLLQAVEPFLEDPNRTVATGGTIWAANGCEIEHGVIRSFALPSSLLAKVQVVEYLRSFYAGRLGLSRLKGLILISGAFGVFGPTWSARSGGIVATP; encoded by the coding sequence ATGATCGACGCTGCCACGTTCGTCGCACTCTCGGGGCTGTTCTTCCTCGGCTACTACCTCCTCGTGCACGCGAACTACCTGGTTCTTCACGTCCTCGCACTCGCGGAACTGCGCGAGAGCACACGCCAACGGACCTACGAACCCGCCTACCAGCCCTTTGCCAGTCGGTTCCTCCCTGGCGTGGCGATCATCGCGCCGGCCTACAACGAGGCGCCCACCATCGTCGACAGCGTCCGCTCGTTGCTGGCGGTAAAGTACGCCGACAAAGAGGTCATCGTAGTCAACGATGGTTCGACCGACGACACCTTCGCGAGACTCGACGAAGCCTACGATCTGCAGACGGTCGCGGACTACCCACTGGAGATACCGTCGGCGACGGTTCGCGGGGTCTATCGGTCAGCCGTCTCCGAGGAGCTGTTGGTGGTCGATAAGGAAAACGGCGGAAAGAGCGACGCGCTGAACGCCGCGGTCTGGATCACCGACCAGCCGCTGTTCTGTGCGGTCGACGCCGACTCGGTGATCGACCGCGACGGGCTATTACAGGCCGTCGAGCCATTTCTCGAGGACCCGAACCGGACCGTCGCGACCGGCGGGACGATCTGGGCGGCAAACGGCTGTGAGATCGAACATGGCGTCATTCGGTCGTTCGCACTCCCCTCGAGCCTGCTCGCGAAGGTGCAGGTCGTCGAGTACCTGCGCTCTTTTTACGCGGGGCGACTTGGATTGAGCCGGCTGAAGGGGTTGATCCTCATCTCCGGGGCCTTCGGCGTCTTCGGACCGACGTGGTCCGCGAGATCGGGGGGTATCGTCGCGACACCGTGA
- a CDS encoding glycosyltransferase, which produces MVREIGGYRRDTVTEDIDLVLRIHRHAAEIGREYRVQFVAEPIVLTEVPERLGELSRQRRRWYRGLIETAVAHRDMMGRRSYGRAGYVLPVFVVVEVFGPLVEGLGYVVVTVAFGVGALDLEFFVLYFVITTGIGVLLSWFSVLTIVGGFSRYDRVRQIVALLGIGVLENLGFRQWKALVSWHGLLEYLRGEDSWGVMRRSGFRGIEDTES; this is translated from the coding sequence GTGGTCCGCGAGATCGGGGGGTATCGTCGCGACACCGTGACCGAGGACATCGACCTCGTGTTACGAATCCACCGCCACGCCGCCGAAATCGGGCGCGAATACCGCGTCCAATTCGTCGCCGAGCCCATCGTGTTGACGGAGGTACCCGAACGGCTGGGTGAACTGAGCCGACAGCGCCGCCGGTGGTATCGCGGATTGATCGAGACGGCCGTCGCCCATCGCGATATGATGGGACGCCGGTCTTACGGCCGCGCGGGATACGTCCTGCCCGTGTTCGTCGTCGTCGAGGTGTTCGGACCGCTCGTCGAGGGCCTCGGCTATGTAGTGGTCACGGTGGCCTTCGGCGTCGGTGCGCTGGATCTCGAGTTCTTCGTGCTGTATTTCGTGATCACGACCGGCATCGGTGTGTTGCTCTCGTGGTTCAGCGTCCTCACCATCGTCGGCGGTTTCAGCCGCTACGACCGGGTTCGACAGATCGTCGCGCTGCTCGGGATCGGCGTCCTCGAGAACCTCGGCTTCCGACAGTGGAAGGCGCTGGTTTCCTGGCACGGCCTCCTCGAGTACCTCCGAGGCGAGGACTCGTGGGGTGTCATGAGACGGAGTGGTTTCCGGGGCATCGAGGATACGGAGAGTTGA